One window of Entelurus aequoreus isolate RoL-2023_Sb linkage group LG06, RoL_Eaeq_v1.1, whole genome shotgun sequence genomic DNA carries:
- the LOC133652349 gene encoding uncharacterized protein LOC133652349 produces MAEMGISTRRLVLKKGAKPTIFDRPRTSPEHPTPSTSGQTGHMRSAFAKRERKRTIDQIMDSTTTASVADAVDEPMAMALDLPDEEGDQDQGNTREQGCQTDWVPIGTAPTAMTSSKSTQTGKIHHRSKGHQVTPEILERVRARPARVSEVPLSSVAAPSDSPEMQTNIAAPGVSGMQAKLRPPPAWFDEGPASSPTAPFVGGSSDDSYVPSESTTSDPCQSDGSPDRPCTHQMREEGCHKEPKYIIFESCLQSLVKWCHCPVCGSQDISPSWDSNGTQLTMTLQCASCDQRSSWSSQPNIGPYAAGNILLSAGILFAGASSGKVLQVLNSIGVVTYVKRTFFNHQELILQPAIKKVWEEQQRTHLTMLQVEGRPLVLGGDGRADSPGHSAKFGTYTTMELVANVVLDLQVVQSNECLGSYHMEMEGLKRMVELLISWDLDVGVLVTDRHRQIAKWIRENMPNTRHCYDIWHVAKSIGKKLKAIAKHKDCEDLKPWVQSIINHLYWAAVSTPPGEGELLVAKWKSVERHIQNIHKDHGDLFPICTHGQLQRQKKWLKQSSRSAVKLEEVVNNKSLLKDIAMLSGEHQTSKVEAFHSLIIQFAPKMYVFSYIGMLCRNLLAGLHWNENSSRPIATTQAGAERYAVRYPKYKAGGHVVKKIATEPTYRYVDDLIREVVAGCRQTPDERTPLSVTVDVPPFLCDELEKPDKEEAIAKHRSRFGKCEMPSR; encoded by the exons atggcagaaatgggaatcagcactcgtcgactcgtgctgaagaaaggtgcgaagccaactattttcgatagaccacggacaagtccggagcacccgaccccctccacaagcggacagactgggcacatgaggtctgcatttgccaaaagggaaaggaagagg acaatagatcagatcatggacagtacgactacggcatcagtggcggatgcggtggatgaaccaatggcaatggcactagatttgcctgatgaggagggcgatcaagatcag ggaaatacaagagaacaaggatgccagacggactgggtaccgattgggacagcaccaacagcaatgaccagtagcaagagcacccaaacagggaaaatacatcatagatcaaagg gacaccaggtgaccccagagatcctcgagagggttagagctcggccggccagggttagtgaagtcccattgtcaagtgtagcagctccatctgacagccccgagatgcagactaacatagcagctccaggtgtgtctggaatgcaagccaagctacgaccacctcctgcatggtttgatgaaggaccagcatcaagtcccactgcgccttttgttggtggttcttccgatgacagctatgtgccgagtgagtcaacgacatcggatccgtgtcaatctgacgggtcgccagatcgcccatgtactcaccagatgcgtgaagagggctgccacaaggaaccgaagtacatcatctttgagtcgtgcctccagagtctcgtcaagtggtgtcactgtccagtctgtggcagccaggacataagcccttcttgggattcgaacggtacacagctgaccatgactcttcaatgtgcatcatgtgaccagaggagtagttggagcagccagccaaacattggcccttatgccgcgggcaacatcctgctgtctgctggcatcctcttcgctggggcatcttctggcaaggtgttgcaagtgctgaacagcatcggagtggtcacgtatgtgaagaggacatttttcaaccaccaggagctcatcctgcagccagccatcaaaaaggtgtgggaggaacagcaacggacgcacctcaccatgctgcaggtggaaggccgacccctcgtccttggtggtgatgggcgagcagacagtccgggacacagcgccaagttcggtacctacaccacaatggagcttgtggccaatgtggttctcgaccttcaggttgtacag agcaacgaatgtcttggcagctaccatatggagatggaaggactgaagaggatggtggaactgctgatcagctgggacctggatgtcggggtgctggtgacagaccgacacagacagatcgctaaatggattcgtgaaaacatgcccaatacacggcactgctatgacatctggcatgttgcaaaat ccatcggaaagaaactgaaggccatcgccaagcataaggactgtgaagacctgaagccctgggtgcaaagtataatcaaccacctctactgggcagcagtgtctacaccgcctggagagggggaacttctggttgccaagtggaagtctgtggagcgacacattcagaacatccacaaggaccatggcgacctcttcccaatttgtactcatggacaactgcaacggcaaaagaaatggctcaaacaaa gttcacgctcagcagtgaaactggaggaggtggtcaacaacaagtccctgctaaaagatatcgccatgctgtcgggtgaacaccagacttccaaggtggaggcgttccatagccttatcatacag ttcgcaccgaaaatgtatgtcttctcatacatcggaatgctgtgcag gaacctgcttgctgggctgcactggaacgaaaattcgagccgccctatagccactacacaagcgggtgctgagcgctatgcagtacgctacccgaagtataaagcagggggccatgtggtcaagaaaatcgcgacagagccaacatacc gctacgtagatgacttgatcagggaggttgttgctggctgcagacagacccctgacgagagaacaccactcagcgtcactgtggatgtgcctcccttcctctgcgatgaactggagaagccagacaaggaggaagccatcgccaagcacaggagtcgcttcggtaagtgtgaaatgccctcccggtaa